Proteins from one Setaria italica strain Yugu1 chromosome V, Setaria_italica_v2.0, whole genome shotgun sequence genomic window:
- the LOC101770567 gene encoding dihydropyrimidinase has product MVTPSRALLLLLPLLAVAASHPAHEFCAAGGDAGCGDGGDGTRILIKGGTVVNAHRAEEADVYIEDGVVVAVRPNIPVGDDNVRVIDATGKYVMPGGIDPHTHLAMEFMGTVTIDDFFSGHAAALAGGTTMHIDFVIPVNGNLTAGLESYKQKAANAAMDYGFHMAITKWNDEVAREMEVMVKEHGINSFKFFMAYKGSLMVTDDLLLQGLRKCKSLGALAMVHAENGDAVVEGQQRMIDLGITGPEGHALSRPPILEGEATARAIRLANFINTPLYVVHVMSVDAMEEIAKAKREGQRVIGEPVVSGLVLDDSWLWDPDFIVASKYVMSPPIREAGHGKALQAALSSGILQLVGTDHCTFNSTQKAFGSDDFRKIPNGVNGLEERMHIIWDSMVETGKISVTDYVRVTSTECARIFNIYPQKGAVLEGSDADIIILNPERSFVMGAHTHHSRSNTNVYEGRKGKGMVELTISRGRVVWEDGVLNITPGSGRYIRMAPFGYVFDGIEKSDAAYRASLRAPVQRGKAAA; this is encoded by the exons ATGGTGACGCCATCCCGTGCGCTCCTCCTGCTGCTACCGCTGCTCGCCGTCGCGGCATCTCATCCGGCGCACGAG TTCTGCGCGGCGGGGGGTGACGCCGGCTGTGGCGACGGAGGGGACGGCACGAGGATCCTGATCAAGGGCGGGACGGTGGTGAACGCGCaccgggcggaggaggccgaCGTCTACATCGaggacggcgtcgtcgtcgccgtcaggCCCAACATCCCG GTCGGTGATGATAATGTCAGAGTGATCGACGCAACTGGAAAATATGTCATGCCAG GTGGAATTGACCCTCACACGCACTTGGCGATGGAGTTCATGGGCACCGTGACCATAGATGACTTCTTCAGCGGCCATGCTGCTGCACTGGCAGGTGGGACGACGATGCACATTGACTTTGTCATTCCAGTGAACGGCAACTTGACTGCAGGCTTGGAGTCCTACAAGCAGAAAGCAGCAAATGCTGCCATGGATTATGGCTTTCACATGGCCATTACCAAGTGGAATGACGAGGTTGCAAGGGAAATGGAGGTGATGGTTAAGGAACATG GGATCAATTCTTTCAAGTTCTTCATGGCATATAAGGGTTCCCTGATGGTCACGGATGACCTACTCCTCCAAGGCCTGAGGAAATGCAAGTCCCTCGGTGCCCTGGCTATGGTACATGCAGAGAATGGGGATGCTGTTGTGGAGGGACAACAGCGGATGATCGACCTTGGAATAACTGGCCCAGAAGGGCATGCTCTCTCAAGGCCCCCAATT TTGGAAGGAGAAGCAACTGCACGGGCAATCCGCTTAGCCAATTTCATCAATACGCCACTGTACGTTGTTCATGTGATGAGCGTTGATGCAATGGAGGAGATTGCCAAGGCTAAAAGAGAAG GGCAGAGAGTCATTGGTGAACCAGTGGTTTCTGGACTGGTACTTGATGATTCTTGGCTTTGGGATCCTGACTTCATAGTTGCTTCAAA GTATGTGATGAGTCCTCCGATCCGGGAAGCAGGGCATGGTAAAGCACTCCAAGCTGCTCTCTCATCAGGAATTTTACAG CTTGTAGGTACTGATCACTGCACATTCAATTCCACACAGAAAGCCTTCGGCTCTGATGATTTTCGGAAGATTCCCAATGGCGTAAATG GTCTTGAGGAACGGATGCATATTATTTGGGATAGCATGGTG GAGACTGGCAAGATTTCTGTCACCGACTATGTCAGAGTGACAAGCACAGAATG TGCCAGGATCTTCAACATATACCCTCAGAAAGGAGCAGTCCTAGAAGGATCTGACGCAGACATCATCATCCTAAACCCTGAAAGGAGCTTTGTGATGGGTGCCCACACGCACCATTCAAGGTCCAACACAAATGTATATGAGGGCAGGAAAGGAAAG GGAATGGTGGAATTAACGATCTCAAGGGGCCGAGTGGTATGGGAGGATGGTGTGTTGAACATCACTCCCGGTTCAGGAAGATACATCAGGATGGCGCCTTTTGGCTATGTATTTGATGGCATTGAGAAGTCAGATGCCGCCTACAGAGCTTCCCTCCGAGCTCCTGTACAGCGTGGTAAAGCTGCTGCTTAA
- the LOC101771511 gene encoding uncharacterized protein LOC101771511 isoform X1, whose protein sequence is MKHYRSERDDAGSGRRMPAAPGLSPASRTPSPARLHDRRRAARGDAPVRGAPQLLCSSCKNTLAYKAYIVAPHGNFRLPLVAAPMAAAEAEAAPAPEASGSYAGAGGLSTGRKLVPWSSWEEWRFVRDGLFSPFPAAALRRISAWRSRGSLLIPVDVTAAFVEIRLRDPFFRSGLAAADAMESEEMLAMLYSMAIMRLVNGFVENPHKKTGRSISELAEAVGIPRVLVDIRHESSHRNLPSLRLLRLASIKAFDWLKCIYWDRQSNSIPDVQVELRLRLHEIACFLKENDSKETKSGSKRKRSEKLIVKAIKYTRRLYYAYPFEVVSVLLDLMQLDAPESPESSDMQETHSFAVNHSSDTQISNSDMKTIIMKLSEKEPRLLLSVLKSVIEMIDAKEELTNKGVSFACLPVAPFEVKRLYSLVLWLITSIKELKDSGYIGFVHEIGVLSSDKNAVPRFCLAKLLWKLLNLSTIGEKCIIDAALLLIEMVNNNNVEEKLRKLPVLSLPNLAKVLRQSRTICNELGSIEKATETLEMFKLQLKRQKNGCLTETGTTEGSFNTSTPEKHNRWSVAKSWTPCPIGTIPCSFSSCAVLPAFDVVDHGPEVATLEQHGNFEEVDHSERFESQSEELEDESILNIPRSPEYDISDMPELTYPLKGRLLVGGVWKKVTAEELLLIKSNMKMLL, encoded by the exons ATGAAACATTACAG GTCGGAGAGGGACGATGCTGGCAGCGGAAGGAGAATGCCGGCGGCGCCCGGACTATCTCCGGCGTCGCGGACGCCGTCGCCTGCCCGTCTCCACGACCGTCGGAGGGCCGCCCGCGGGGATGCGCCGGTGCGCGGCGCGCCTCAACTCCTCTGCTCAAGTTGCAAAAACACCCTCGCGTACAAGGCTTACATCGTGGCCCCACACGGCA acttcCGACTCCCGCTTGTCGCGGctcccatggcggcggcggaggcggaggcggcgccggcgcccgaaGCGAGCGGCTCCTATGCTGGTGCTGGCGGCCTCTCCACCGGCCGGAAGCTGGTTCCGTGGTCGAGCTGGGAGGAATGGCGCTTCGTGCGCGACGGCCTCTTCTcccccttccccgccgccgcactTCGCAGG ATTTCGGCGTGGCGGAGCAGGGGCTCCCTCCTGATCCCCGTGGACGTTACCGCCGCTTTCGTCGAGATACGGCTGCGGGATCCCTTCTTCCG GAGCGGATTGGCTGCTGCTGATGCGATGGAGTCAGAGGAGATGCTCGCGATGCTGTACAGTATGGCAATCATGAG GCTCGTAAATGGTTTTGTGGAGAATCCACATAAGAAAACTGGCCGTTCAATATCTGAACTAGCTGAGGCTGTTGGAATACCACGAGTTCTAGTGGACATTCGGCATG AGAGTTCTCATCGCAATCTTCCCTCCCTGCGACTGTTACGCCTGGCAAGCATTAAG GCATTTGATTGGTTGAAGTGTATTTACTGGGATCGCCAGAGTAATTCAATTCCTGATGTTCAAGTGGAACTGCGGTTGAGATTGCATGAGATTGCTTGCTTTCTGAAGGAGAATgattcaaaagaaacaaaatcagGTTCCAAAAGGAAAC GTTCTGAGAAACTGATAGTCAAAGCCATAAAGTACACTCGACGGCTATACTACGCTTATCCCTTTGAGGTTGTCTCTGTCCTATTGGATCTTATGCAACTCGATGCTCCAGAGTCCCCTGAAAGCAGTGACATGCAAGAAACTCATAGTTTTGCTGTTAATCACTCATCTGACACTCAAATATCGAACAGTGATATGAAAACTATCATAATGAAACTTTCAGAGAAAGAACCAAGATTGCTGCTTAGTGTACTGAAGTCAGTAATTGAAATGATCGATGCCAAGGAAGAACTCACAAACAAAG GTGTATCTTTTGCTTGTCTACCAGTTGCGCCATTTGAAGTGAAAAGGCTATACTCCTTGGTTCTATGGCTTATCACAAGCATAAAAGAGCTCAAGGATTCAGGCTACATTGGATTTGTTCATGAGATAGGAGTACTTTCTTCAGACAAGAATGCAGTCCCTCGTTTTTGCCTCGCAAAACTTCTATGGAAGTTACTGAATCTATCCACTATAGGTGAAAAATGTATCATAGATGCAGCGCTGCTGTTGATTGAGATGGTCAACAATAATAATGTGGAGGAGAAATTGAGGAAACTTCCTGTCTTATCACTTCCTAATTTGGCTAAAGTTCTCCGACAATCAAGAACCATATGCAACGAACTTGGATCAATTGAAAAGGCAACAGAGACACTGGAAATGTTCAAGTTGCAGTTGAAGAGGCAGAAGAATGGATGCTTAACGGAAACTGGCACCACTGAAGGATCATTCAACACGAGCACACCAGAGAAGCATAACAGATGGTCTGTGGCAAAGTCATGGACTCCCTGTCCAATAGGAACAATACCCTGTTCATTTAGTTCATGTGCTGTTCTTCCTGCCTTTGATGTTGTGGATCATGGACCGGAAGTTGCCACATTAGAACAGCATGGAAATTTTGAGGAGGTTGATCATTCTGAAAGGTTTGAATCCCAGTCTGAGGAGTTGGAGGATGAAAGCATTCTGAACATACCAAGATCACCAGAGTATGATATTTCAGATATGCCAGAACTGACCTATCCTTTGAAGGGTAGATTACTGGTTGGTGGTGTTTGGAAAAAGGTGACCGCGGAGGAGTTACTCTTGATAAAATCAAACATGAAAATGTTGTTGTAA
- the LOC101771511 gene encoding uncharacterized protein LOC101771511 isoform X2, with product MKHYRSERDDAGSGRRMPAAPGLSPASRTPSPARLHDRRRAARGDAPVRGAPQLLCSSCKNTLAYKAYIVAPHGNFRLPLVAAPMAAAEAEAAPAPEASGSYAGAGGLSTGRKLVPWSSWEEWRFVRDGLFSPFPAAALRRISAWRSRGSLLIPVDVTAAFVEIRLRDPFFRSGLAAADAMESEEMLAMLYSMAIMRLVNGFVENPHKKTGRSISELAEAVGIPRVLVDIRHESSHRNLPSLRLLRLASIKAFDWLKCIYWDRQSNSIPDVQVELRLRLHEIACFLKENDSKETKSGSKRKRSEKLIVKAIKYTRRLYYAYPFEVVSVLLDLMQLDAPESPESSDMQETHSFAVNHSSDTQISNSDMKTIIMKLSEKEPRLLLSVLKSVIEMIDAKEELTNKVAPFEVKRLYSLVLWLITSIKELKDSGYIGFVHEIGVLSSDKNAVPRFCLAKLLWKLLNLSTIGEKCIIDAALLLIEMVNNNNVEEKLRKLPVLSLPNLAKVLRQSRTICNELGSIEKATETLEMFKLQLKRQKNGCLTETGTTEGSFNTSTPEKHNRWSVAKSWTPCPIGTIPCSFSSCAVLPAFDVVDHGPEVATLEQHGNFEEVDHSERFESQSEELEDESILNIPRSPEYDISDMPELTYPLKGRLLVGGVWKKVTAEELLLIKSNMKMLL from the exons ATGAAACATTACAG GTCGGAGAGGGACGATGCTGGCAGCGGAAGGAGAATGCCGGCGGCGCCCGGACTATCTCCGGCGTCGCGGACGCCGTCGCCTGCCCGTCTCCACGACCGTCGGAGGGCCGCCCGCGGGGATGCGCCGGTGCGCGGCGCGCCTCAACTCCTCTGCTCAAGTTGCAAAAACACCCTCGCGTACAAGGCTTACATCGTGGCCCCACACGGCA acttcCGACTCCCGCTTGTCGCGGctcccatggcggcggcggaggcggaggcggcgccggcgcccgaaGCGAGCGGCTCCTATGCTGGTGCTGGCGGCCTCTCCACCGGCCGGAAGCTGGTTCCGTGGTCGAGCTGGGAGGAATGGCGCTTCGTGCGCGACGGCCTCTTCTcccccttccccgccgccgcactTCGCAGG ATTTCGGCGTGGCGGAGCAGGGGCTCCCTCCTGATCCCCGTGGACGTTACCGCCGCTTTCGTCGAGATACGGCTGCGGGATCCCTTCTTCCG GAGCGGATTGGCTGCTGCTGATGCGATGGAGTCAGAGGAGATGCTCGCGATGCTGTACAGTATGGCAATCATGAG GCTCGTAAATGGTTTTGTGGAGAATCCACATAAGAAAACTGGCCGTTCAATATCTGAACTAGCTGAGGCTGTTGGAATACCACGAGTTCTAGTGGACATTCGGCATG AGAGTTCTCATCGCAATCTTCCCTCCCTGCGACTGTTACGCCTGGCAAGCATTAAG GCATTTGATTGGTTGAAGTGTATTTACTGGGATCGCCAGAGTAATTCAATTCCTGATGTTCAAGTGGAACTGCGGTTGAGATTGCATGAGATTGCTTGCTTTCTGAAGGAGAATgattcaaaagaaacaaaatcagGTTCCAAAAGGAAAC GTTCTGAGAAACTGATAGTCAAAGCCATAAAGTACACTCGACGGCTATACTACGCTTATCCCTTTGAGGTTGTCTCTGTCCTATTGGATCTTATGCAACTCGATGCTCCAGAGTCCCCTGAAAGCAGTGACATGCAAGAAACTCATAGTTTTGCTGTTAATCACTCATCTGACACTCAAATATCGAACAGTGATATGAAAACTATCATAATGAAACTTTCAGAGAAAGAACCAAGATTGCTGCTTAGTGTACTGAAGTCAGTAATTGAAATGATCGATGCCAAGGAAGAACTCACAAACAAAG TTGCGCCATTTGAAGTGAAAAGGCTATACTCCTTGGTTCTATGGCTTATCACAAGCATAAAAGAGCTCAAGGATTCAGGCTACATTGGATTTGTTCATGAGATAGGAGTACTTTCTTCAGACAAGAATGCAGTCCCTCGTTTTTGCCTCGCAAAACTTCTATGGAAGTTACTGAATCTATCCACTATAGGTGAAAAATGTATCATAGATGCAGCGCTGCTGTTGATTGAGATGGTCAACAATAATAATGTGGAGGAGAAATTGAGGAAACTTCCTGTCTTATCACTTCCTAATTTGGCTAAAGTTCTCCGACAATCAAGAACCATATGCAACGAACTTGGATCAATTGAAAAGGCAACAGAGACACTGGAAATGTTCAAGTTGCAGTTGAAGAGGCAGAAGAATGGATGCTTAACGGAAACTGGCACCACTGAAGGATCATTCAACACGAGCACACCAGAGAAGCATAACAGATGGTCTGTGGCAAAGTCATGGACTCCCTGTCCAATAGGAACAATACCCTGTTCATTTAGTTCATGTGCTGTTCTTCCTGCCTTTGATGTTGTGGATCATGGACCGGAAGTTGCCACATTAGAACAGCATGGAAATTTTGAGGAGGTTGATCATTCTGAAAGGTTTGAATCCCAGTCTGAGGAGTTGGAGGATGAAAGCATTCTGAACATACCAAGATCACCAGAGTATGATATTTCAGATATGCCAGAACTGACCTATCCTTTGAAGGGTAGATTACTGGTTGGTGGTGTTTGGAAAAAGGTGACCGCGGAGGAGTTACTCTTGATAAAATCAAACATGAAAATGTTGTTGTAA
- the LOC101771116 gene encoding putative disease resistance protein RGA1, whose translation MAAEAILGAFMQTLFQKLSEVALDQFSSYKGIHGKLDTLSSTLSQLQAFLDDAEAKQLADASVRGWLAKLKEVAYDIDDLLDSYSAKSMHLKQRQMKLPTKASISPPTSFLRRNLHQYRIKQKISSILERLDKIAKERDTIGLQILSGMSRCDTSERPQSSSLVDSAAVFGREADKEEIVRLVLSDSGHNSCSVSVIPVVGMGGLGKTTLMQMAYHDDRVKEHFQLRIWIYVSESFDERKMTQETLEAAAYDQSFVSTNMNMLQETLSRALQGKRYLLVLDDVWNEDRDKWLSYRAALLSGGFGSKIVVTSRNENVGRIMGGIEPYRLQQLSDDDSWSVFKSHAFRDGDCSAQPQLEVIGRDIVKKLKGLPLASKALGSLLFCKTDEEEWKAILRNDIWELPADKNNILPALRISYNHLPPYLKQCFAFCSVYPKDYIFRREKLVKIWLALGFIRQSSKRRLEDTGNAYFNELLSRSFFQPYKDNYVMHDAMHDLAKSISVEDCDQFEHESRHESAIKIRHLSFPCKDGGKCMQSDPLYGYRKLRTLIIMHGHKSKMSQLPDGVFMKLQFLRVLDMHGRGLKELPESIGNLKQLRFLDLTSTEIKTLPLSIVKLYNLQILKLSDCNSLREVPQGITKLTNIRHLEASTRILSSIPGIGCLICLQELEEFIVRKRLGHKITELRNMDQLHGQLSIRGLNNVVDGQEALGAKLRTKEHLRTLHLIWDEECIVVPSEHQEVLEGLQPHLDLKELMIKGFPGARLPSWLTSSSLPNLQTIHICNCRSKVLPPLGQLPFLKNLDIAGATEVTQLGREFTGFGQPKCFPSLEELLLEDMPNLREWIFDDAQQLFPQLTELGLIRCPNLKKLPPLPSTLTSLRIYESGLNSLPELHNGASPSSLTSLYINDCPNLKSLRVGLLARKPTALKSLTIAHCEELVSLPKECFRPLISLQSLHIYKCPCLVPWTALDGGLLPTSIEDIRLNSCSQLACVLLNGLRYLPHLRHFEIADCPDISNFPVDGLPHTLQFLEISSCDDLQCLPPSLHEVSSLETLLIGNCPEIECLPEEGLPRGLKELYIKQCPLINQRCQEGGVDRGKIAHITDIEIDGDVILPEQI comes from the coding sequence ATGGCTGCAGAAGCAATTTTGGGAGCCTTCATGCAGACCCTCTTTCAGAAATTGTCAGAAGTAGCTCTTGATCAGTTCAGTTCTTATAAAGGCATCCACGGTAAGCTAGATACACTCTCTTCCACCCTCTCTCAATTGCAGGCCTTCCTTGATGATGCAGAGGCAAAGCAGTTGGCAGATGCATCTGTGAGGGGATGGCTGGCAAAGCTCAAGGAAGTCGCATATGACATTGATGATCTGCTGGATAGCTATTCAGCCAAGAGTATGCATCTGAAGCAGAGGCAGATGAAGCTCCCCACAAAGGCAAGTATCAGTCCTCCCACCTCCTTCTTGCGTAGGAATCTACATCAGTACAGAATAAAACAAAAGATTAGCAGCATATTGGAGAGGTTAGATAAGATTGCAAAAGAACGGGATACCATCGGGCTCCAGATATTAAGTGGAATGAGTAGGTGTGATACCTCAGAGCGACCGCAGTCGAGTTCCCTTGTAGATAGTGCAGCTGTATTTGGCAGGGAGGCAGACAAAGAGGAAATAGTAAGGCTTGTGCTGTCTGACAGTGGACATAATTCCTGCAGTGTTTCTGTCATCCCAGTTGTTGGCATGGGGGGGCTTGGTAAGACCACTCTTATGCAGATGGCTTACCATGATGACAGAGTGAAAGAACACTTTCAGTTGAGAATCTGGATTTATGTGTCTGAAAGTTTCGATGAGAGAAAGATGACACAGGAAACTCTTGAGGCTGCTGCTTATGACCAATCTTTTGTTAGCACTAACATGAACATGCTTCAGGAAACACTCTCCAGAGCTCTACAGGGCAAGAGGTACTTACTTGTCTTGGATGATGTCTGGAATGAAGACCGTGATAAATGGCTGAGCTATAGAGCAGCTTTACTTTCAGGAGGGTTTGGAAGCAAGATAGTGGTAACATCACGAAATGAGAATGTTGGCAGAATAATGGGCGGGATAGAGCCCTACAGGCTACAACAACTCTCTGATGATGATAGCTGGTCTGTATTCAAGAGCCATGCATTCAGGGATGGTGATTGCAGCGCACAACCACAGTTGGAGGTGATTGGCAGGGACATTGTGAAGAAGCTGAAGGGACTACCTCTTGCATCAAAGGCATTAGGGAGCCTCCTCTTTTGCAAAACAGATGAAGAAGAGTGGAAGGCTATACTAAGAAATGATATCTGGGAACTACCAGCAGACAAAAATAACATATTGCCAGCTCTACGGATAAGCTACAACCACTTACCACCTTATCTCAAGCAGTGCTTTGCGTTCTGTTCTGTATATCCCAAAGACTACATATTCAGGAGAGAGAAGTTGGTTAAGATTTGGCTTGCACTTGGTTTCATCAGGCAATCTAGCAAGAGGAGACTGGAGGACACCGGGAATGCATACTTTAATGAGCTACTAAGCAGATCTTTCTTCCAGCCTTACAAGGATAACTATGTCATGCATGATGCCATGCATGACCTTGCTAAATCTATCTCCGTGGAAGACTGTGACCAATTTGAGCATGAAAGCAGACATGAGAGTGCTATTAAGATCCGTCATCTTTCATTTCCATGCAAGGATGGTGGCAAGTGCATGCAGTCTGACCCACTTTATGGTTACAGGAAGTTAAGGACACTAATCATTATGCATGGACACAAGTCTAAGATGTCTCAACTGCCTGATGGTGTCTTTATGAAACTCCAATTTCTTAGGGTGCTCGATATGCATGGAAGAGGTCTTAAAGAGCTACCGGAATCTATAGGAAATCTGAAACAGCTTCGCTTCCTAGACCTCACTAGCACTGAAATCAAAACATTACCGCTTTCTATTGTTAAGCTCTACAATTTACAAATACTGAAGCTGAGTGATTGCAATTCACTAAGAGAAGTGCCACAAGGCATAACTAAGCTCACTAACATTCGCCACTTAGAAGCAAGCACAAGGATATTGTCCAGTATACCTGGAATTGGATGTTTGATCTGCCTCCAGGAACTAGAGGAATTTATTGTACGGAAGCGCCTAGGACACAAGATCACAGAGTTGAGGAACATGGACCAGCTTCATGGACAGCTTTCAATTCGTGGCCTTAACAATGTAGTTGATGGACAAGAGGCACTTGGTGCAAAGTTGAGGACCAAAGAACATCTTCGAACTTTACACCTTATATGGGACGAGGAATGCATAGTAGTTCCTTCAGAACATCAAGAAGTCCTAGAAGGCCTTCAACCACATCTTGATTTAAAGGAGTTGATGATTAAAGGATTCCCAGGGGCGAGGTTACCTAGCTGGCTCACTAGTTCATCTCTTCCCAATCTACAAACTATTCACATATGTAACTGCAGAAGCAAGGTGCTTCCACCTCTAGGTCAGCTTCCCTTCCTAAAAAATCTTGATATAGCGGGAGCAACCGAGGTGACACAACTTGGACGTGAGTTCACAGGTTTTGGTCAACCGAAATGTTTTCCATCTTTAGAAGAGCTTCTATTGGAAGATATGCCAAATTTGAGAGAGTGGATTTTTGATGATGCTCAGCAGTTGTTTCCTCAATTAACTGAACTTGGTCTTATTAGGTGCCCAAACCTGAAGAAGCTACCCCCTCTTCCATCAACATTGACATCACTAAGGATATATGAATCTGGACTTAACTCGCTTCCAGAGCTTCACAATGGAGCCAGTCCGTCTTCTCTAACATCCCTATACATAAATGACTGTCCAAATCTTAAATCTCTGCGTGTAGGCTTGCTTGCACGTAAACCGACAGCTCTCAAGAGTCTAACAATAGCTCACTGTGAAGAGCTTGTTTCTCTACCAAAGGAGTGCTTCCGTCCTCTTATATCACTACAGAGCCTGCACATTTACAAGTGCCCTTGTCTCGTGCCTTGGACAGCACTTGACGGAGGCTTGCTTCCCACTTCAATTGAAGACATCCGTCTAAACTCATGCTCTCAATTAGCATGTGTGCTTCTAAACGGCCTAAGATACCTTCCTCATCTCAGGCATTTTGAAATTGCTGACTGCCCTGATATCAGTAACTTCCCAGTGGACGGCTTACCTCACACGCTTCAATTCTTGGAGATATCAAGCTGTGATGACCTCCAATGTTTGCCTCCGAGCCTGCATGAAGTTTCCTCACTTGAAACACTACTGATTGGCAATTGCCCTGAGATTGAATGCTTGCCCGAAGAAGGCCTTCCTAGGGGGCTCAAGGAACTCTACATCAAACAATGCCCCCTAATTAATCAACGGTGCCAAGAAGGTGGGGTAGATCGAGGCAAGATAGCTCATATCACAGACATTGAGATTGATGGAGATGTTATTTTGCCTGAACAGATATAG